A stretch of the Serratia marcescens genome encodes the following:
- the alkA gene encoding DNA-3-methyladenine glycosylase 2 — MQKKPNPSVAMNTQQQALYDALRARDRKFDGRFFVGVSSTGIYCRPVCSARTPKLENCTFYPSAAAAELAGFRPCLKCRPELAPGLALIDLGNRYAQVAVQLIEQGYLSEHSCEALAARLGISDRHLRRIFAEQFGASPIDYAQSHRLLQAKRLLADTDLPLSEVAFAAGFGSLRRFNELFKARYRLIPSALRSGGARGERAAASGLVFHLGYRPPYDWDRMLNFLQARAVQGVERVEGRCYLRSIAVNQGGMEYCGWLSVQPEEARNRVRVEIAPALSLVTTEVLRRVRLLFDLDAAPDRINEALGSLAADAPGLRLPGCVNSFEQAARAVLGQLVSVKMAATFAGRMAERWGEPLAAPHEGITHVFPTAERVAQLQPEALRPLGVQLKRAAALIEIARALGEGRLQLDNVLDIEQGIKALTALPGIGNWTASYIAMRAWSWPDVFLAGDYLIKQRFPGMTPRQIERYAERWRPWRSYATLHLWHNGGWAPEGEI, encoded by the coding sequence GTTGCCATGAATACCCAACAGCAAGCGTTGTACGACGCGCTGCGCGCGCGTGACCGCAAATTCGACGGCCGCTTTTTCGTCGGCGTCTCTTCCACCGGCATTTATTGCCGCCCGGTGTGCAGCGCCCGCACGCCGAAGCTGGAAAACTGCACCTTCTATCCGAGCGCGGCGGCAGCCGAGCTGGCGGGCTTTCGCCCCTGCCTTAAATGTCGGCCGGAACTGGCACCCGGCCTGGCGCTGATCGATCTGGGCAACCGCTATGCGCAGGTGGCGGTACAGCTCATTGAGCAGGGTTATCTGTCCGAACACAGCTGCGAAGCGCTGGCGGCGCGGCTGGGCATTTCCGATCGCCACCTGCGGCGCATCTTCGCCGAACAGTTTGGCGCTTCGCCGATCGATTACGCGCAGTCGCATCGGCTGCTGCAGGCCAAACGCCTGCTGGCGGATACCGACCTGCCGCTCAGCGAGGTGGCGTTCGCCGCCGGTTTCGGCAGCCTGCGGCGTTTCAACGAGCTGTTCAAGGCGCGCTATCGCCTGATTCCGTCGGCGCTGCGCAGCGGCGGCGCGCGCGGTGAACGGGCGGCCGCCAGCGGCCTGGTGTTTCACCTGGGTTATCGGCCGCCCTATGACTGGGATCGCATGCTGAACTTCTTGCAGGCGCGCGCCGTGCAGGGCGTCGAGCGGGTCGAGGGCCGGTGCTATCTGCGTTCGATCGCCGTCAACCAGGGCGGTATGGAGTATTGCGGCTGGCTCAGCGTGCAGCCGGAAGAAGCGCGCAACCGGGTCAGGGTCGAGATCGCGCCGGCGCTCAGTTTGGTGACGACGGAGGTGCTGCGCCGCGTACGCTTGCTGTTCGATTTGGACGCCGCGCCGGATCGCATCAATGAGGCGCTGGGTTCGCTGGCGGCCGATGCGCCGGGGCTGCGCCTGCCGGGCTGCGTGAACAGCTTCGAGCAGGCGGCGCGTGCGGTGCTGGGCCAGTTGGTCAGCGTGAAAATGGCGGCAACCTTCGCCGGGCGGATGGCCGAACGTTGGGGAGAACCGCTGGCGGCGCCGCACGAGGGCATCACCCATGTTTTCCCCACCGCAGAACGGGTGGCACAGCTGCAGCCCGAAGCACTGCGCCCGCTCGGGGTGCAGCTGAAGCGCGCGGCGGCGCTGATCGAGATCGCCCGGGCGCTGGGCGAAGGGCGGCTGCAGCTCGATAACGTGCTGGATATCGAACAGGGCATCAAGGCGCTGACCGCGCTGCCGGGTATCGGCAACTGGACCGCCAGCTATATCGCGATGCGCGCCTGGTCGTGGCCGGATGTGTTCCTGGCCGGCGACTACCTGATCAAACAGCGTTTTCCCGGCATGACGCCGCGCCAGATCGAACGCTACGCCGAACGTTGGCGCCCGTGGCGTTCTTACGCCAC